Proteins encoded within one genomic window of Companilactobacillus sp.:
- a CDS encoding PFL family protein, giving the protein METHSILETIQMISEEKLDIRTITMGISLIDCIDSDGEKARQKIYKKLTTKAKDLVKVAEQIESEYGIPIVNKRISVTPISIVAAASNDKDYVAFAKTMDQAASDLGVDLIGGFTALVPKGYQTGDGKLIQSIPQALSETSRVCGSVNVGSTRSGINLDAVKQMGQVVKDLAAVDPVNCMSLVIFANAVEDNPFMAGAFHGVGEADCVINVGISGPGVVKRALEQVKGQPIDIVSETIKKTAFKVTRMGQFVGNIASKALNVPFGIVDLSLAPTPNEGDSVAEILEEIGLESVGAPGTTAALALLNDAVKKGGVMACEHVGGLSGAFIPVSEDAEMIRAVNAGNLNIEKLEAMTAVCSVGLDMIAIPGDTTAETISGMIADEAAIGVINNKTTAVRIIPATGKKVGDTVEFGGLFGQAPVMPVNTNSPADFIHRGGHIPSPIHSFKN; this is encoded by the coding sequence ATGGAAACTCATTCTATTTTAGAAACGATTCAAATGATCTCCGAGGAAAAATTGGATATCAGAACCATTACCATGGGTATTTCACTGATCGACTGTATCGATTCTGATGGTGAAAAAGCCCGTCAAAAAATTTACAAAAAACTAACTACCAAAGCCAAGGATTTAGTCAAAGTAGCTGAACAAATCGAATCTGAATACGGAATTCCCATCGTCAACAAACGTATTTCCGTAACGCCAATTTCAATCGTGGCTGCCGCATCAAACGATAAAGACTACGTTGCTTTTGCCAAGACGATGGACCAAGCTGCCAGTGACTTAGGAGTTGATTTAATTGGCGGGTTTACTGCCCTAGTTCCAAAGGGATATCAAACCGGTGATGGAAAATTGATTCAATCGATTCCTCAAGCACTGAGTGAAACTAGTCGCGTTTGTGGTTCCGTCAATGTTGGTTCCACTCGTTCAGGTATCAACTTAGATGCAGTTAAACAAATGGGACAAGTCGTAAAAGATCTCGCGGCTGTTGACCCAGTTAACTGCATGAGCTTAGTGATTTTTGCCAATGCAGTTGAAGATAATCCTTTTATGGCAGGTGCCTTTCATGGTGTCGGCGAAGCTGATTGTGTTATCAACGTTGGTATTTCTGGACCAGGCGTTGTCAAACGTGCTTTGGAACAAGTCAAAGGTCAACCAATCGACATTGTTTCAGAAACTATCAAGAAAACAGCCTTTAAAGTTACTAGAATGGGCCAATTCGTTGGAAATATCGCTTCTAAGGCCTTAAACGTTCCATTTGGTATCGTTGACCTATCGCTTGCTCCAACGCCTAATGAGGGCGATTCTGTAGCAGAAATCCTTGAAGAGATCGGTCTAGAAAGTGTCGGTGCACCCGGAACTACTGCCGCACTTGCCTTACTAAACGATGCTGTTAAAAAAGGTGGCGTTATGGCCTGTGAACATGTCGGTGGACTTTCAGGTGCCTTTATTCCAGTTTCAGAAGATGCTGAAATGATCCGTGCCGTTAACGCTGGTAACCTCAACATTGAAAAACTCGAAGCCATGACTGCTGTTTGTTCAGTTGGTCTAGACATGATTGCCATTCCTGGTGACACCACAGCTGAAACGATCAGTGGAATGATTGCTGATGAAGCAGCTATCGGTGTGATCAACAACAAGACCACAGCCGTTAGAATCATCCCTGCTACTGGTAAAAAAGTCGGAGACACAGTTGAGTTTGGCGGATTGTTTGGTCAAGCACCCGTAATGCCAGTAAATACCAACAGTCCCGCAGACTTTATCCACCGTGGTGGACACATCCCATCACCAATCCATTCATTTAAAAATTAA
- a CDS encoding Gfo/Idh/MocA family protein, which yields MLKLGIIGTGWISQQFVEAAEETKSFKLTEVYSRTEAKAKTFADKFSGDDVYLTTDLDKFFSSDKFDAVYIASPNSLHYSQAKQAIENGKQVIVEKPSTSNVHELATLQQIAKEKGVFLIEAARHIHEPIFKKVQWYLEQNKAALSGATLSYMKYSSKYDAYLDAQNPNVFTTTFSGGALYDLGVYCVYDAVVLFGEPNQVTYDAEILSSGVDGSGSLTLKYDDFDVNIIVGKTKNSFMPSEIYFGKKTLLMDSAGDITKLQQSDEKKRLSPIPAEKSDNPMDSEAVEFARIINENDQEKYAQLSRYARIVNRILEHARASAGIVFEADKEN from the coding sequence ATGTTAAAACTAGGAATTATCGGAACAGGTTGGATCTCTCAGCAATTTGTTGAAGCAGCTGAGGAAACAAAATCATTTAAGTTAACGGAAGTTTATTCACGGACCGAGGCTAAGGCTAAGACATTCGCAGATAAATTTTCCGGCGACGACGTTTATTTGACGACGGACTTAGATAAATTTTTCAGTAGCGATAAATTCGATGCTGTATACATTGCATCGCCTAATAGCTTGCATTATTCACAAGCTAAACAAGCCATCGAAAATGGCAAACAAGTTATCGTTGAAAAGCCAAGTACATCAAATGTCCATGAATTAGCAACTTTGCAACAAATTGCTAAAGAAAAGGGCGTTTTCTTGATCGAAGCGGCTAGACACATTCATGAACCGATTTTCAAGAAGGTTCAGTGGTATCTTGAACAAAACAAAGCTGCTTTAAGTGGTGCCACACTTTCATATATGAAATATTCAAGTAAATATGATGCTTATTTAGACGCACAAAATCCAAATGTCTTCACGACAACTTTTTCAGGTGGAGCACTTTATGACCTTGGCGTTTACTGTGTTTATGATGCAGTGGTCTTGTTCGGTGAACCCAACCAGGTTACATATGATGCAGAGATCTTGTCATCAGGCGTTGACGGCAGCGGTAGTTTGACGCTCAAATACGATGATTTCGACGTTAATATCATTGTCGGTAAGACTAAGAATTCCTTCATGCCATCAGAAATTTATTTTGGCAAGAAGACTTTATTGATGGATAGTGCTGGAGATATCACCAAGTTGCAACAGAGCGATGAAAAGAAGCGTCTGTCGCCAATTCCCGCTGAAAAAAGCGATAATCCGATGGATTCTGAAGCAGTTGAATTTGCAAGAATCATCAATGAAAATGACCAAGAGAAGTATGCTCAACTGTCAAGATATGCTAGAATAGTAAATCGCATTCTAGAACATGCTAGAGCTTCAGCCGGAATCGTGTTTGAAGCAGATAAGGAAAATTAA
- a CDS encoding PTS transporter subunit EIIC, whose translation MEEKFTRPWERKLVQLNLCVQKLFIYRVIQRTVLTIFPFVLIGSFAKTIQIVFLGKDGLFSDLTDFMSDSVFYQLDGIISAIANLTIGWVSVIAVFVAAKYSAKHYNRDDQLAGITGSLALLIIAYSYSRKQPFAFHSAVLGIRGLLFAILLGILVGYIFKITSKPKEKSRFAAMSSSVLNRTFISIKSIFSIIILAALVSDLVNVTFYSNLPDTIVTALTSTNASSNPVLSLLRTFGLGAYTIIMSFLGWSGPYSSIGTTYADTNSVTNLNYALTHHTAWGAPDLFNSNALYHTFAAYGGTGATLALIIAILWVSKDNDFLTVSRWSLVPSIFNINSALMSGIPVFFNVIFFIPFLVAPLVNMAIAAIALQLHLMPPAVYSVPAGTPGPLIAFLGTNGSWQALIFTVITLFISVLIYIPFVKIAEQVKVIDNLADDEGGVDNEK comes from the coding sequence TTGGAAGAAAAATTCACACGTCCTTGGGAAAGAAAACTAGTTCAATTAAATCTTTGCGTGCAAAAATTATTTATTTACCGTGTGATTCAAAGAACCGTCCTAACCATTTTCCCATTTGTCTTAATTGGAAGTTTCGCCAAGACCATACAAATCGTCTTTTTAGGCAAAGATGGTTTATTTTCTGATTTGACGGACTTTATGAGCGACAGCGTATTTTACCAACTTGATGGAATAATTTCTGCAATTGCCAATTTGACCATTGGCTGGGTCTCGGTGATTGCAGTTTTTGTTGCCGCAAAATATTCTGCTAAGCATTACAACCGTGACGACCAACTTGCTGGCATTACTGGTAGCTTAGCTTTATTGATCATTGCCTATTCTTATTCTAGAAAGCAACCCTTCGCATTCCACAGTGCTGTTTTAGGGATCAGAGGATTATTGTTTGCAATTCTTTTAGGTATCTTAGTTGGATACATTTTCAAGATTACTAGTAAGCCAAAGGAAAAATCTAGATTTGCTGCTATGTCTAGCAGCGTCCTGAATCGGACCTTTATTTCGATCAAATCGATTTTTTCAATAATCATCTTGGCTGCTTTAGTCAGCGACTTGGTCAACGTAACTTTCTATTCTAATTTGCCAGACACTATCGTAACCGCTTTGACTAGCACCAATGCCAGTTCTAATCCTGTACTCAGTTTGCTTCGTACCTTTGGACTAGGCGCTTACACCATTATTATGTCGTTTCTCGGCTGGTCAGGACCTTATTCTTCAATCGGAACGACTTACGCTGATACTAATTCAGTCACTAATTTAAATTACGCATTGACCCATCACACTGCTTGGGGTGCTCCCGACTTATTCAACAGCAACGCTTTGTATCACACCTTCGCAGCATACGGCGGAACTGGCGCAACGCTGGCTTTGATTATTGCTATTTTATGGGTATCAAAAGATAATGACTTCTTGACAGTTTCCAGATGGTCGCTAGTGCCTAGCATCTTCAATATCAACAGCGCGTTGATGTCAGGTATACCTGTATTTTTCAATGTTATCTTCTTTATTCCATTTTTAGTAGCACCACTAGTCAACATGGCCATTGCTGCAATTGCTCTACAGCTCCATCTCATGCCACCTGCCGTCTATTCAGTACCAGCTGGAACACCTGGACCACTGATTGCCTTCTTAGGTACCAACGGTAGCTGGCAAGCGCTGATATTTACCGTGATTACCTTATTTATTTCTGTACTAATTTATATTCCTTTTGTCAAAATTGCCGAACAAGTTAAAGTGATCGACAACTTGGCTGACGACGAAGGAGGCGTTGATAATGAAAAATAA
- the rlmD gene encoding 23S rRNA (uracil(1939)-C(5))-methyltransferase RlmD gives MDKPNLKKNDKLELSINDLSYEGKGVAKVDDFTLFVDNALPGETVNAVFTKVGKSYGFAKALDIIKKSPDRVEDIDNVYVQTGIAPLSHLSYAQQLKFKQHQIEVNYQKAHLDIKVNDTLGMDDPFHYRNKAQVPVRQIDGKLTTGFYRRHSHDLIPMEDFLIQDPKIDAEIIRVRDILRKYKVRGFDEENHKGQIRTIMVRRAYYTGEMMVVLVSRVRDISHYKDITNEIMANEDVKSLYLNINEKKTNVILGNEMMLLAGSPYIDDELLGHTYRISPRSFYQVNPIQTQKLYQLAIDKADLKGNETVVDAYSGIGTIGLSLADKVKKVTGIEVVEDAVKDASQNADINDITNADFLVGKTENVLNDWAKDKRKVDLLMVDPPRKGLAQSLIDSINNIKPKKIVYVSCNPATLTRDLKALSDTYEIKETTPVDMFPMTNHIESVTALTRK, from the coding sequence ATGGATAAACCTAATTTGAAAAAGAATGACAAGCTAGAATTATCGATCAACGATCTTTCTTATGAGGGAAAAGGTGTTGCTAAAGTTGATGATTTTACTTTGTTCGTTGACAATGCACTGCCTGGTGAAACTGTTAATGCAGTATTCACTAAAGTGGGCAAGAGCTACGGTTTTGCCAAGGCTTTAGACATCATCAAAAAATCCCCAGATCGTGTCGAAGACATTGATAACGTTTATGTTCAAACAGGAATTGCTCCATTGAGTCATTTGTCATATGCACAACAATTGAAGTTTAAGCAACATCAAATTGAAGTGAATTATCAAAAGGCACATTTGGACATTAAAGTTAACGATACTTTAGGTATGGATGATCCATTCCACTATCGTAATAAAGCTCAAGTCCCAGTTCGCCAAATTGATGGCAAGTTGACAACTGGTTTTTACCGTCGTCACTCACACGATTTGATTCCGATGGAAGATTTCTTGATCCAAGATCCTAAGATCGATGCTGAGATCATTCGTGTTCGTGATATTTTACGTAAATATAAGGTACGTGGATTTGATGAAGAAAACCATAAAGGGCAAATCAGAACTATCATGGTTCGTCGCGCTTATTACACCGGTGAAATGATGGTTGTCTTAGTATCTCGTGTTCGTGATATTTCCCACTACAAGGACATCACAAACGAGATCATGGCTAATGAAGACGTTAAATCTCTCTACTTAAACATCAATGAGAAAAAGACTAACGTTATTTTAGGAAATGAAATGATGTTGCTTGCTGGAAGCCCATATATTGATGATGAATTACTAGGACATACTTATCGAATCTCACCACGTTCGTTCTACCAAGTAAATCCAATTCAAACTCAAAAGTTATACCAACTAGCAATTGATAAAGCAGATCTAAAGGGCAACGAAACGGTTGTCGATGCTTATTCAGGTATTGGTACAATTGGACTTTCATTAGCTGATAAGGTCAAAAAAGTTACTGGGATCGAAGTAGTCGAAGACGCCGTTAAGGATGCTTCGCAAAATGCTGATATCAACGACATTACTAATGCGGATTTCCTTGTTGGCAAGACAGAAAATGTCTTGAACGACTGGGCAAAAGACAAGCGTAAAGTTGATCTATTGATGGTCGATCCTCCTCGTAAGGGACTAGCTCAATCATTGATCGACAGTATCAACAACATCAAACCTAAGAAGATCGTTTATGTCAGTTGCAACCCAGCAACATTGACACGTGACTTGAAGGCTTTGAGCGATACTTATGAGATCAAAGAGACAACACCAGTAGATATGTTCCCAATGACAAATCATATCGAATCAGTTACAGCTTTAACACGCAAGTAA
- a CDS encoding DEAD/DEAH box helicase: MDIPTLYKDYFAENHFEKMTKIQESVYLPFKEGKDLIAMAPTGSGKTLGFTMPMLETLVPGDGLQVLILEPSQELAIQVRTVIQPLAKLVGCSVQAVTGGANPQRQLKKLKEKPEILVATLGRLKELTDSRKVKLGNLQTVIVDEADEMLNENKLESVRETIDLMPADVQLTFFSATGNEIFKDMHKWFGQDFLTIDQRYDRSYTEGIKHYFINTGSDGMKNTLIREMAHNKKFLGIVFFNNSRSLHKVSSDLEYAKTNFVVLDSKMSSQQRKTALQLFKSGKVTLLLTTDVAARGMDIDNVSTIINYMIPRDNSEYLHRAGRTGRMGKSGDVVTFGNSHDFRNLQTFNDLEIKKVFLNHDGTFSAKDTYHKHKKQMAKTMPKPKHKKRLRDQKNKGKHRPKKPLQ, translated from the coding sequence TTGGACATACCTACATTATATAAAGATTATTTTGCCGAGAATCATTTTGAAAAGATGACGAAAATTCAAGAATCAGTCTATTTGCCTTTTAAAGAAGGTAAGGACTTGATTGCTATGGCACCAACGGGTTCAGGTAAGACGCTTGGCTTTACGATGCCAATGCTGGAAACGTTAGTCCCTGGCGATGGCTTGCAAGTACTAATTTTGGAACCATCTCAAGAACTTGCTATTCAAGTAAGAACTGTCATTCAACCATTGGCTAAACTAGTTGGTTGCTCAGTTCAAGCTGTGACTGGTGGGGCAAATCCACAACGTCAATTGAAAAAATTAAAAGAGAAGCCAGAAATTTTGGTTGCTACGTTAGGTCGTTTAAAGGAATTGACTGACAGCCGCAAGGTCAAGCTAGGCAATTTACAGACAGTTATCGTTGACGAAGCTGATGAGATGCTGAACGAAAATAAGCTGGAATCAGTCAGAGAAACGATCGACCTGATGCCAGCAGACGTGCAGTTGACCTTCTTCTCAGCTACTGGGAATGAAATTTTTAAAGATATGCATAAGTGGTTTGGTCAAGATTTCTTAACTATCGACCAACGTTACGACCGTTCATATACGGAAGGTATCAAGCATTACTTCATTAATACCGGTAGCGACGGCATGAAAAATACTTTGATCCGAGAAATGGCCCACAATAAGAAGTTTCTTGGAATTGTCTTTTTCAACAATTCGCGTTCGCTGCACAAGGTCAGCTCTGACTTGGAATATGCCAAGACTAATTTCGTTGTGCTCGATAGTAAAATGTCGTCGCAACAAAGAAAGACTGCATTGCAACTGTTCAAGAGCGGCAAGGTCACTTTGTTGTTAACCACTGATGTGGCTGCTCGTGGAATGGATATTGATAATGTTTCTACTATTATCAATTACATGATTCCGCGTGATAACAGCGAGTATTTGCATCGTGCTGGTAGAACCGGCCGAATGGGCAAGTCTGGGGATGTAGTGACATTTGGTAATAGTCACGATTTCAGAAACTTGCAGACATTTAATGATTTGGAGATCAAGAAGGTCTTCTTAAATCACGATGGTACATTTTCAGCTAAAGATACTTACCACAAGCATAAGAAACAAATGGCGAAGACGATGCCCAAACCTAAGCACAAGAAACGTTTGCGTGATCAAAAGAACAAAGGTAAGCACCGTCCTAAAAAGCCTTTACAATAA
- a CDS encoding diacylglycerol kinase, giving the protein MRARLIYNPTSGHETLPNNVGDILNVLEEAGYEASAYRTTAKKKSALKEARRVAQEGFDLVVAAGGDGTINEVINGIADLEHRPEMAIIPAGTTNDYARALKIPRDDVVEAAKVILKKQKLDVDIGQAGDHYFINIAGGGSMTELTYEVPSAYKSILGYLAYIVRGAEMLPRVSPIDMHIEYDNGVFDGKATMFLIGLTNSIGGMEQIAPDSIIGDGTFSLIIVKETNLRDLVHLITLVLNGGRHVDNPKVIYTKTKEITVKANDDSRIMINLDGEYGGDAPMKFKNLHNHVRMYANVDSIPSKALDTRSIEEKDIGQKIIEEEKKLD; this is encoded by the coding sequence ATGCGTGCTAGATTGATTTATAATCCTACGTCTGGGCATGAAACATTGCCTAATAATGTTGGAGACATATTAAACGTCTTGGAAGAGGCTGGCTATGAAGCTAGCGCATATCGAACAACTGCCAAGAAAAAGTCGGCTTTAAAAGAAGCTCGAAGAGTTGCTCAAGAAGGCTTTGATTTAGTCGTTGCAGCTGGTGGCGATGGAACTATTAATGAGGTCATTAATGGTATTGCCGATTTGGAACATCGTCCAGAAATGGCAATTATCCCTGCCGGAACTACGAACGACTATGCCCGTGCTTTAAAGATCCCACGTGATGATGTCGTGGAGGCAGCTAAAGTTATTCTCAAAAAGCAAAAGCTTGATGTTGATATTGGCCAAGCTGGCGATCACTATTTTATTAATATCGCCGGTGGTGGCTCAATGACTGAACTAACTTATGAAGTTCCTTCAGCATACAAGTCTATTTTGGGATACCTTGCTTACATTGTTCGAGGCGCTGAAATGCTTCCACGTGTAAGTCCAATTGACATGCATATTGAATACGATAATGGCGTTTTTGATGGGAAAGCTACAATGTTTTTGATTGGATTAACCAATTCGATCGGTGGTATGGAACAAATTGCTCCAGACTCGATCATTGGCGATGGTACTTTCTCATTGATCATCGTTAAAGAAACTAATTTGCGTGATTTAGTTCATTTGATCACGCTAGTTTTAAACGGCGGACGCCACGTTGATAACCCCAAAGTTATCTACACTAAGACTAAAGAAATCACCGTTAAAGCAAACGATGACAGTCGCATCATGATCAACTTGGACGGAGAATATGGTGGAGATGCACCAATGAAGTTCAAGAATCTTCATAATCATGTTAGAATGTATGCAAATGTCGATTCGATTCCTTCTAAAGCTTTGGATACTAGAAGCATTGAAGAAAAAGATATCGGCCAAAAAATAATCGAAGAAGAAAAGAAATTAGATTAA
- a CDS encoding ACT domain-containing protein produces the protein MKAILTVVGRDKTGIVAAVANKLAELNVNIIDISQTLMQGNFTMMMMVSIDESTKFDTVKNSLSQLGQESNLDIRIQRQEIFDATQKL, from the coding sequence ATGAAAGCAATTTTGACAGTTGTCGGTCGTGACAAAACCGGAATCGTTGCTGCAGTAGCCAATAAACTAGCAGAACTAAACGTCAACATCATCGACATCTCACAAACATTAATGCAAGGAAACTTCACCATGATGATGATGGTATCGATCGATGAATCAACCAAATTTGATACCGTCAAAAACTCACTCTCACAATTAGGCCAAGAATCAAACTTAGACATCAGAATCCAGCGCCAAGAAATTTTCGACGCTACGCAAAAACTATAG
- a CDS encoding alpha/beta hydrolase has translation MKNNFLRKPASKKGMHAIVFLLLVMILIGIPSYFWTKDNVSTLAGRYNSPLSPIIMIPGSSAQANRFEDLVNTINKKYDEHHSMLELTVHTDDTITYKGSIKNNDPRPFIVVGFENNKDGYSNIKQQARWMSIAFDALKDRYKFNNFDAFGHSNGGLIWTYYFEHYFDDDTINVHRMMTVGSPYNFEEKNQSKRTQMLDDFIKSKNKLPKDLTYYSIAGTKVYTDDGIVPIGSVESGKYIFEGNIKHYTLITLTGSNAEHSDMLTNPQFISLFHQYIINDRTNAPTTTKSRKIDSQQTNK, from the coding sequence ATGAAAAATAACTTTTTAAGAAAACCTGCATCCAAAAAAGGTATGCACGCAATCGTCTTTTTATTATTAGTTATGATTCTAATTGGCATACCTTCTTATTTCTGGACGAAAGATAACGTTTCGACATTAGCTGGACGTTACAATTCGCCCCTTTCACCAATCATTATGATTCCAGGTTCCAGCGCCCAAGCCAATAGGTTCGAGGACCTAGTTAACACGATTAATAAAAAATACGATGAACACCATAGTATGCTTGAGTTGACCGTCCACACAGATGACACCATCACTTACAAGGGCTCAATCAAGAACAATGACCCACGTCCATTTATCGTGGTGGGATTTGAGAACAACAAAGACGGCTACAGCAACATCAAGCAACAGGCACGATGGATGTCGATTGCCTTTGATGCCTTAAAAGACAGATATAAGTTCAATAACTTTGATGCCTTTGGTCACTCAAACGGTGGGTTAATTTGGACCTATTACTTTGAACATTATTTCGATGACGACACAATCAACGTCCACAGAATGATGACCGTGGGATCTCCTTATAACTTCGAAGAAAAGAACCAATCAAAGCGGACGCAAATGCTAGATGATTTCATCAAAAGCAAGAATAAGTTGCCAAAAGACTTAACTTACTATTCAATCGCCGGTACCAAAGTTTACACCGATGACGGAATCGTCCCAATCGGTAGTGTAGAATCCGGCAAGTACATCTTTGAGGGCAACATTAAGCATTACACCCTGATCACCTTAACCGGAAGCAATGCCGAACATTCGGATATGCTAACAAATCCACAATTCATCTCGCTGTTCCATCAATACATCATAAATGACAGAACAAATGCTCCAACAACAACGAAATCCAGAAAAATAGATTCGCAGCAAACCAACAAATAA
- a CDS encoding APC family permease has product MKEESVDSDLKRELGFFPALSTVMGLVIGGGVFFKISSVTAATGSASLTILVWLLAGFITINAGLTIAELATALPVAGGIYKYIEYIYGKVPAFLLAWAQSVIYYPAAIAALSIVFATQVINLTNIPDATRIPIAIAVAVFLFLSNLLGAKAGGRIQSVAFVAKLIPIVLIIAVGLFTPSNNPVSFFPVTAGSHPNFWTSLGTGYVATMFAFDGWMNVGNMAGEMKHPEKDLSRSIIIGLLLITLVYVSISFVFVKELPFHIIPGNENAASEAAIKIFGNIGGKIVTIGILISVFGSINGYTMTGTRVSYALGKDDDIVFANFFAKLTKNTRVPMNAGIVQTVIAIIMIFLGTFDYLTDMLVFVMWIFSIMMFVGVFILRRKEPDLKRPYKVSFYPIPPIIAIIGGGYIVFSTIALQPVLAFLGIFITIVGLPLYYIHAFNKNKNK; this is encoded by the coding sequence ATGAAAGAAGAATCAGTTGATTCTGATTTAAAAAGAGAGCTCGGATTTTTCCCCGCTTTATCGACCGTCATGGGCTTAGTTATCGGTGGAGGCGTCTTTTTCAAGATTTCAAGCGTCACCGCGGCTACAGGTTCCGCCAGTTTGACGATCTTAGTTTGGCTATTGGCCGGATTCATTACCATTAACGCTGGTCTAACAATCGCTGAATTAGCAACTGCTTTGCCAGTTGCCGGAGGAATTTATAAATATATCGAATATATTTATGGAAAGGTTCCCGCATTTTTATTAGCTTGGGCTCAGTCAGTCATTTATTACCCAGCTGCTATCGCAGCATTGTCGATCGTCTTTGCGACCCAAGTCATCAACTTGACCAACATCCCTGATGCAACGAGGATTCCAATCGCTATCGCGGTTGCCGTATTTTTATTCCTATCTAACTTATTAGGAGCCAAGGCTGGTGGACGAATCCAGTCAGTAGCTTTCGTCGCAAAATTGATTCCGATCGTGCTGATCATCGCCGTAGGATTATTCACGCCATCGAACAATCCAGTTTCATTTTTTCCAGTAACCGCTGGATCTCATCCTAACTTCTGGACTTCTCTAGGGACTGGGTATGTTGCCACGATGTTTGCCTTCGACGGCTGGATGAACGTCGGAAACATGGCTGGTGAAATGAAGCATCCGGAAAAAGATTTATCGCGTTCGATCATTATCGGATTGCTTTTGATCACATTAGTCTATGTTTCGATCAGTTTTGTTTTTGTCAAAGAGTTGCCATTCCACATCATTCCGGGAAACGAAAATGCCGCTTCAGAAGCTGCAATCAAAATTTTTGGAAATATCGGTGGAAAAATCGTCACTATCGGTATCTTAATTTCCGTTTTCGGATCTATCAACGGTTATACAATGACCGGAACTCGTGTCAGCTATGCATTAGGTAAAGACGACGATATCGTGTTTGCAAACTTCTTTGCCAAGTTGACCAAGAATACCCGTGTTCCTATGAATGCAGGTATCGTCCAAACTGTTATCGCAATTATTATGATTTTCCTAGGTACCTTCGATTATTTAACTGATATGTTGGTATTCGTAATGTGGATCTTCTCGATCATGATGTTCGTCGGCGTCTTTATTTTGAGACGCAAAGAGCCAGATTTGAAACGTCCATACAAGGTCAGTTTTTATCCAATACCGCCGATCATTGCAATCATTGGCGGTGGCTACATCGTGTTCTCAACTATCGCGCTCCAACCAGTCCTAGCTTTCTTAGGAATCTTTATTACGATCGTTGGTCTGCCGCTTTACTATATTCATGCATTTAATAAAAATAAAAATAAGTAA